The genomic segment ACAACACACTACTATATATCAAATGAGTATAATGATGCAAAAACTTTTTTAACAAAAATTCTTTATGAATGGAGTGTTGAAACAATGCACTTTTACAAAGATACTGCATTAAATGAAGATAAATGCAAAGTCAATAAAGGTGCTTTTGCATTATCTATTCTTAGAAGCTTCGTTATCAATATTTTACATTTGAATAAAGTTGAAAATATTGGTAGAAAAATTGTTGAAACAACATATGATCTTACAGAAGCTTTAACACTTATTTGTATGACAAGAATCAAGTATGGACTTATTAAATGAATATTAGGGTTGGAATGGGCTACCATACTTCTATTTTTTTTCTAATATATTTTTCCAACTCCATAACTAAAACTAGTCCAAAAGCGAGTAAAAGAAGTTCATCCCACACTCTCATAGGAACAGGTTCAACAGAGAGTAGCTTTTGCGTAAAAGGTATGTGAAGTGCTGCAGTATGTACACCCTGAGCTACTATGACAGAAAGAATAAGTAAAGGATTTTGAAGATGATTGATTTTAAACATAGGTAAATGTTCACTTCGACTGTTAAATACATGTACATTTTCAAAAAGCACCATTAGCATTAGTGTTAAATTTCTTGCAGAATCAGTTTCATAACCAGCGTTTAACAGATAGTAAAATAGCCCAAATGCTACAACCCCCATATAGAGACCACCAATAGCTATGCGTTTAATCATTACAGTATTAAAAATTGCTTCATTTGGAGAGCGAGGAGGGCGGTTTAAGATGCCAGGTTCAGCTTTTTCAAGCCCTAATGCTACATCTTGAATGCCGTTAGTTACAAGGTTAAGCCATAACAGATGTATAGGCAACAGTGGTACAGGTGTAGAAAAGATAAGAGACAAAAGAACCAAAATAATTTCAGCAAAACCTGTAGAAATAAGCAGATGGACCACTTTTCTTATATTATCATAAGCTCTTCGTCCCTCTTCAATGCCGTTAACTATAGATGGAAATGCATCATCTGTAAGAATCAGATCGGCACTCTCTTTAGCTACATCTGTTCCTGAACGCCCCATAGAGATGCCTATATTGGCAAATTTTAAAGCAGGTGCATCATTTACTCCATCACCTGTAACTGCAACATACTCTCCAAGCTGTTGAAATGCTTGAACAATTTGTAGTTTTTGTGCCGGTGCGACACGTGCAAAGACACGTTTATCTGCAATCTCTTTAGGATCAGATCCATTTTCAGCCCAACGATTGAGTTTTTCTGCATCCATAACCTCTTCTGGACTCATAGCTATTTCAAGCTCTTTAGCTATGTGGTAAGCAGTAGAAGGGTGATCTCCTGTTATCATTGCAACAGCAATTCCTGCTTGCTGACACCTCTTTACAGCCTCTTTTGCTCCATCTCTTAATGGATCTACAATAGCTGAAAAACCGATCCACTCAAACTGCTTTTGTTTTAGCAAAGTTTCTATATCAGCAATATTACTGTTTGCTTTTGCTACTGCAATAATTCTATAACCATTTGCAGCTTTTTGATCTATTAAATCCATCAATTGTCGCTGTTCATCTTCATTTATATCTATATAATCTAAGATTACTTCAGGTGAACCTTTTATGACGTGCAGATAGCCTTCATTATCTTTTATAGTTGCACCTGACATCTTTTTTGCAGACTCATAAGGCATTACATCTACTCTTTTTGACTCAAGCAAGGTTTCAAAAGATGGCTCTTTTTTAAGTGCAAACATTGCAAATGCTACATCTACCTGATCGCCTTCTAAAGATGAGATACTCTCTTTTTTACTCATATGCGCTTCATTGGCTACGACCAATGTTTTGGCAATAGTCTCAGACATCTCTTGAGGGTCTTTAATGACTTTATCGGGGGTAATAAACTCTTGTATATGTAGTTGATTTTCAGTCAGTGTACCTGTTTTATCAGTTGCGATTATTGTACATGAGCCAAGACCCTCTATTGCTGCTAGTTTTCTTACTATTACATTTCTTTTACTCATTGCAACCGCTGCTGCAGCAAGAGCTACTGTAATTGCAACAGGCAATCCTTCTGGTACAGCAGATACAAAAAGAGCAAGAATAAGAAAAAATATCTCAGCAATCTCCATATGACGATAGAGTGCTATGAAAAATAGAAAAACAGATGCTACTGTTACAGCAATTGCAATATTTTTTGAAAATCTTTCAAGACGCTCAATTAATGGAATTTTTGCCTTACTTTTTTGTGCCAGCATTTCGGCAATTTTACCTATTTGTGTTTGCAGACCAACAGCTACAACAACACCTTTGCCTCTTCCAGAAGTTACATATGTCCCTGCAAAGAGCATATTTGACTGATCTGCTACAGGAAGTTCAATATCTTCAAAAACCTTTTCAGCACTCTTTTTAACTGCAACAGACTCTCCGGTAAGCAGTGACTCATCAACCATCAAATCTCGACTCTCAATTAGTCGAATATCTGCAGGAACTTTGTCACCACTCTCAAGCAAAACAATATCACCAATAGTCAAATCTTTTGCTTCAATACGACTTATTTGAGAGTCACGTAAAACATTTGCATATGTTTTTACACTAGATTTAAGAGCTTGTGCCTTTTGAGCGGCTGAATGCTCCAGATATGTTCCAATGACAGCATTAATACCTAAAACAGCTAAAATAAA from the Hydrogenimonas thermophila genome contains:
- a CDS encoding cation-translocating P-type ATPase; this encodes MEAFHTLSIEETLKVTESSPSGLTEAEAQKRLGHYGPNSLPESKTKPLLLTFFEQFKSPIIIILLIASTISFIIGEVVDAWFILAVLGINAVIGTYLEHSAAQKAQALKSSVKTYANVLRDSQISRIEAKDLTIGDIVLLESGDKVPADIRLIESRDLMVDESLLTGESVAVKKSAEKVFEDIELPVADQSNMLFAGTYVTSGRGKGVVVAVGLQTQIGKIAEMLAQKSKAKIPLIERLERFSKNIAIAVTVASVFLFFIALYRHMEIAEIFFLILALFVSAVPEGLPVAITVALAAAAVAMSKRNVIVRKLAAIEGLGSCTIIATDKTGTLTENQLHIQEFITPDKVIKDPQEMSETIAKTLVVANEAHMSKKESISSLEGDQVDVAFAMFALKKEPSFETLLESKRVDVMPYESAKKMSGATIKDNEGYLHVIKGSPEVILDYIDINEDEQRQLMDLIDQKAANGYRIIAVAKANSNIADIETLLKQKQFEWIGFSAIVDPLRDGAKEAVKRCQQAGIAVAMITGDHPSTAYHIAKELEIAMSPEEVMDAEKLNRWAENGSDPKEIADKRVFARVAPAQKLQIVQAFQQLGEYVAVTGDGVNDAPALKFANIGISMGRSGTDVAKESADLILTDDAFPSIVNGIEEGRRAYDNIRKVVHLLISTGFAEIILVLLSLIFSTPVPLLPIHLLWLNLVTNGIQDVALGLEKAEPGILNRPPRSPNEAIFNTVMIKRIAIGGLYMGVVAFGLFYYLLNAGYETDSARNLTLMLMVLFENVHVFNSRSEHLPMFKINHLQNPLLILSVIVAQGVHTAALHIPFTQKLLSVEPVPMRVWDELLLLAFGLVLVMELEKYIRKKIEVW